One segment of Rosa chinensis cultivar Old Blush chromosome 6, RchiOBHm-V2, whole genome shotgun sequence DNA contains the following:
- the LOC112170741 gene encoding uncharacterized protein LOC112170741 — MDRQRGHNVRRRGGRIGGRGESTRPLEEVYLSDAESSFDVQPTPPVVEVVDAIRLAKLVKEIKQLGATPFQGGVDHWATDQWLENMMSCFEMVICTETEKWKIAAYLLQGDARIWWVGQRNTVNMATLTWDGFVELFQDMYFPDAVRDQIELDFIALEQGTMTVREYETRFTQLYRFVPQLDAQALAKKFLKGLNDRIREIVYPLRLATKEEIFASAMAHEQATSMRVSERGAAKESLGKGKAIVGSSGSMDHGGGSWKRRQTHFYPQAPARITYQHQAPVRAAAAPPIRAAPTAPIRCFNCKELGHPAKTCTKPKVVGCFRCGQTGHYARDCTRPQGGGQDNEHRLLPPARVFAIGQGGTRVEGTLSIYNYLARVLFDTGASHSFVSSSVVDVLGLIAMPLTRSLCVTSPLGVSLELDMFCDDCPIGIGGREFSASLIVIPDHTYDVILGMDWLILNHALIDCFRMIVSFRIPGQPVFHYHCLRSDIAIRTWILAHIESGSSISEISGIPVVSEYAYVFKEIPGLPPKRVMDFSIDVIPGTAPVSKTPYQIAPAELQELKVQIDGLLAQGFIQASVSPWGAPVLFVKKKDNSLRLCVDYQQLNKVTIKNRYPLPRIDDLFDQLRKATVFSKIDLRSGYHQLRVKDKDIPKTAFRTRYGHYEFLVMPFGLTNAPTACMDLMNRTFSPYLDQFIVVFVDDILIYSKSSDEHEKHLRIVLQTLREKELYAKFEKCEFWQKEVKFLGHVVSKDGVLMNPSKVEEVMSCSRPTTVTEIRSFLGLAGYYRRFIEGFSGFQRAEDQVDYSTSVAIPTSGGGLVIYSDASHQGLGCVLMQNGGVVAYGSRQLKVHERNYPTHDLELAAVVFALKIWRHYLYGEKFELFSDHKSLKYLFSQRELNMRQRRWMDLIKDYDFTLEYHPGKANVVADALSRKPRVIMASLMVQEWLMLEAASEFDLIPARVGHEMFLRSITLQSTLNSRIIQGQTLDKFAQVRIAEMNVDPNVEGPSEWAIGTDGGLRFRGRLYVPSVDNLKEEIMRKAHRSRYTVHPGGTKMYMDL, encoded by the exons ATGGACAGACAGCGAGGCCATAATGTGCGCAGAAGGGGAGGCAGAATTGGTGGTAGGGGGGAAAGCACCCGTCCCTTAGAGGAAGTTTATTTGAGTGATGCAGAGTCTTCTTTTGATGTACAACCTACTCCGCCTGTTGTGGAGGTAGTGGATGCCATTCGCTTAGCCAAACTAGTTAAGGAGATCAAACAGTTAGGTGCAACCCCATTTCAAGGGGGAGTTGATCATTGGGCTACTGATCAGTGGCTTGAGAATATGATGAGCTGTTTTGAGATGGTGATTTGCACCGAAACTGAGAAGTGGAAGATTGCTGCTTATCTTCTTCAGGGTGATGCCAGGATATGGTGGGTTGGTCAGCGGAATACTGTGAATATGGCTACTCTGACTTGGGATGGTTTTGTGGAACTATTCCAGGACATGTACTTCCCTGATGCAGTGAGGGATCAGATCGAGTTAGATTTCATTGCTCTAGAGCAAGGGACTATGACTGTGAGAGAGTACGAAACACGGTTCACCCAATTATACAGGTTTGTTCCCCAGTTGGATGCCCAAGCCTTGGCTAAGAAGTTCCTAAAGGGACTAAATGACAGGATTAGGGAGATAGTGTATCCTCTTCGGTTAGCCACCAAGGAAGAGATCTTTGCTAGTGCCATGGCCCATGAACAGGCAACCAGCATGCGTGTAAGTGAACGAGGGGCTGCGAAAGAATCCTTGGGAAAGGGGAAGGCAATTGTGGGAAGTAGTGGTTCCATGGATCATGGAGGTGGGTCGTGGAAGCGACGACAGACTCATTTCTATCCACAGGCTCCAGCTAGGATAACCTATCAACACCAGGCCCCAGTTAGGGCAGCAGCAGCTCCTCCTATTCGGGCTGCACCTACAGCACCTATAAGATGTTTTAACTGCAAGGAGTTGGGCCATCCTGCCAAGACGTGCACGAAACCCAAGGTTGTGGGATGCTTCCGATGTGGACAGACTGGACACTATGCCAGGGACTGTACTCGACCACAGGGTGGAGGACAGGATAACGAGCATAGACTCTTACCTCCAGCTAGAGTCTTCGCCATTGGTCAGGGAGGCACTAGGgtggaaggtaccttatctaTTTATAACTATCTTGCAAGAGTATTGTTTGATACGGGAGCCTCCCATTCCTTTGTATCTAGTTCCGTAGTAGATGTGTTGGGTTTGATTGCCATGCCTCTTACTAGATCCTTATGTGTTACATCACCTCTCGGTGTATCTCTTGAGCTGGATAtgttttgtgatgattgccCTATTGGGATAGGTGGTAGAGAGTTCTCTGCATCGTTGATTGTGATACCAGATCACACATATGATGTGATTTTAGGTATGGATTGGTTGATCCTGAACCATGCATTGATTGATTGCTTTAGGATGATTGTGTCCTTTCGTATTCCAGGACAACCAGTGTTTCATTACCATTGTCTGAGGTCCGACATCGCCATAAGGACATGGATTTTGGCTCATATTGAGTCAGGGAGTAGTATTTCTGAGATTTCAGGAATTCCTGTAGTTTCAGAGTATGCTTATGTGTTTAAGGAGATACCAGGGTTGCCTCCAAAAAGGGTAATGGACTTCTCCATTgatgtgataccaggtactgcCCCTGTATCGAAAACACCCTATCAGATAGCTCCAGCTGAACTTCAGGAGTTGAAAGTTCAGATTGATGGATTACTGGCTCAAGGGTTCATACAGGCTAGTGTATCTCCTTGGGGTGCACCAGTgctgtttgtgaagaagaaggatAATTCACTTCGATTATGTGTGGATTATCAGCAGCTGAACAAGGTGACCATCAAGAACAGGTATCCTTTACCTAGGATCGATGACTTGTTCGACCAGCTTAGAAAGGCTACTGTGttctcaaagattgatttgagatctggatatcaccagttgagggtgaaGGATAAGGATATCCCAAAAACAGCATTTAGGACCAGGTATGGgcattatgagttccttgtcatgccttttggtttaacTAATGCACCTACGGCATGCATGGACTTAATGAACCGTACGTTCAGTCCTTACTTGGATCAGTTTATAGTGGTCTTCGTTGATGATATCTTGATTTATTCAAAGTCGTCTGACGAACATGAGAAGCATTTGCGGATTGTACTGCAAACATTAAGAGAGAAGGAATTATATGCCAAGTTCGAGAAGTGCGAGTTTTGGCAGAAGGAGGTCAAGTTTCTCGGTCATGTAGTTTCGAAGGATGGAGTTTTGATGAATCCTTCGAAGGTTGAAGAGGTGATGAGTTGCAGTCGCCCTACCACTGTTACTGAAATCCGTAGCTTCCTTGGATTGGCAGGATATTACAGGCGTTTCATTGAGGGGTTTTCTG GCTTTCAACGAGCTGAAGACCAGGTTGACTACAGCACCAGTGTTGCTATTCCTACTAGCGGTGGTGGATTAGTTATCTACAGTGATGCATCTCATCAGGGTTTGgggtgtgtgttgatgcagaATGGTGGTGTTGTTGCTTATGGCTCTAGACAACTGAAGGTTCATGAGCGAAATTACCCCACTCATGATTTAGAGCTAGCTGCAGTGGTGtttgccttgaagatttggagacACTATCTGTATGGTgagaagttcgaactcttttcTGATCATAAGAGTCTGAAGTATCTATTCTCCCAAAGGGAGTTGAACATGAGGCAGAGGAGATGGATGGACCTCATCAAAGACTATGATTTCACTttggagtatcatccaggaaagGCCAACGTAgtggcagatgctttgagtaggaagcCCCGAGTAATCATGGCATCACTCATGGTGCAGGAGTGGCTCATGTTGGAAGCTGCATCTGAGTTTGATCTTATACCCGCAAGAGTTGGACATGAAATGTTTCTCAGAAGTATCACCTTACAATCCACCTTGAATTCTAGGATCATTCAGGGTCAGACACTTGATAAGTTTGCTCAGGTGAGGATTGCTGAGATGAATGTTGATCCGAATGTGGAAGGCCCTTCTGAGTGGGCTATTGGGACAGATGGAGGGTTGAGATTTCGTGGAAGATTGTATGTCCCAAGTGTTGATAACCTCAAGGAGGAGATCATGCGAAAAGCACATAGATCTAGATACACTGTACATCCAGGGGGTACCAAAATGTATATGGATCTATGA
- the LOC112170742 gene encoding uncharacterized protein LOC112170742, translated as MGDHVFLKVSPMKGVMRFGKKGKLAPRYVEPFEILERVGNLAYRLTLPVSMSGVHNVFHVSMLRKYVRDESHEIDHGTIEVNTDVTFVVEPIRIIDRSTKKLRMKEVDLVKVQWSHHDEGNASWELESDMRMKYPQLFGELGA; from the coding sequence ATGGGGGACcatgtgttcttgaaggtctcACCTATGAAGGGTGTGATGAGATTTGGTAAGAAGGGAAAACTCGCACCGAGGTATGTTGAACCCTTTGAGATTCTAGAAAGGGTTGGGAACTTGGCATATCGCCTCACCTTACCTGTAAGCATGTCTGGTGTACACAACGTCTTTCATGTGTCTATGCTCAGGAAGTATGTCCGAGATGAGTCCCACGAAATTGATCATGGTACGATTGAAGTGAACACAGATGTAACCTTTGTGGTTGAACCGATTCGTATCATAGATAGGTCTACAAAGAAACTTCGCATGAAGGAAGTTGATCTTGTGAAGGTGCAGTGGAGTCATCATGATGAGGGTAATGCATCATGGGAGTTAGAGTCAGACATGAGAATGAAGTATCCACAGCTCTTTGGGGAATTGGGTgcttaa